ctcgatatcgatattatcgataAATGCTACCTCGTCACAGCCCTACTAGGTACCAGGTGACTACACGCAAGTCGTTTCTTGTCTCTGCTGCGCGTGATATTCGGATTTCAACAAAGCAGCCGCATGGCGATATTCTTATTAAgtgttttcaaattatttttgacGAACAAAGATTTGTATCTCCAAAAGTGTCATCATTGACTTTTCTTCTATGCTTTGAAATTGATCTAAATCGTAGATTTTCATCAACTAATTTTCCCCGTGTGTTCAAGACGATTTCCATCACCCCTAGGTGGATCAATATGAAGTTGTAACAAAGCTTCTATTTCATTTAAAGGTATTATTTAAAGTACGAATTAAATATATACAGAGAAATGGAATTTCGGATCACACAAAACAATTTTATAGAATGGAGCAAATAGTTATAAATGATATGGGAATAAAACATGGCAAGCATTCATGAACAAACAATTGGTCGTGTCTTTTTTCAGAGCACTAGAGATAAGCCTACCCCTACCTCAACACACAGTATGTTATCCTTCTTGCAAACCGAGAAGCACTCTCAGGGAGCCCGCATTTATCCGGGCCTGCTCGGCTATTTTACTCTCCGGCAAGTCGTCCGGTTCGTGTGAAAGCATCCGGACGCATTCCTCGGCATTGTGTAGCGAGTCCTCGAGAGCACTCCTGACGGCAGGATTTTGCGACTCGACTCCCCGGCGGGCAAACTCGGCCAGAGCAGCATGCAACTCGAAACGTGTAGTCCCAATGACACGGGCTTCGGCTACGGAGAACAGAATTTCAATGAATAACGATTTGTGGGCCTATAACTAGGTATAACATTTTAAAACGGTACGCATTGGGGATTTATTGTCTTCTTAATTTCAATGATAATAAATTGACAATTGATTGGTTctcaaaatatcataaattttagaaaacacAAAGATGAAACTAACCCACTAAGGTCCCACAATAACAAATGTTAGCGCGATTGGAATGGATTGATTTGTATTAAATTTGGCTGCAATATCGAAGAGCTCCCAATGCGTACAAATTTCAAGTGATTCATATTTCACCAGATACTCCATAACCTACCGGGACAAACTTTTTGAAACAAATCGATAAGCTCctggcaaattttcatttttgtcaTCAAATTCTCATCGGATATTTTCTGGATTGCGTTCGGGTCACCACCGCCAACAATTTGCGATAGAGAAATTTTAACATCGACAATTAAATGGTGGTTCGGTCCCAGCCAACGGCCATAGTGGGCTACGTACTTGTGACAGTGCTGCTCGTTGTCTTTTTGCATAGCTTCATGGTCAACCCGCGCACGGTCCAGGATGTTTGTGATTTCCTTCCCATCAACCAATCCTCGGCACTTGTTGCAAATGTATCCTCCGTACCAGTTTTTCAAGTTTTCCGGCAGCAGCAAACCCGAGCAGTTGGAGTCTTTTTTGAAACCGGAGCACTTCAGAGCACTCAAATATGTGCCAAATTCTGTTGGGTCAAGGCAACGAGCGCACGTGCACCGGAAAAGTTTCGTCTGCTGCAGATGATCCAAACGGTTGGCCGTTCCCCACAAGACATCCGAGTAGCAAATGCTCAAACGTTCACCCTTTTTTATCGGAGCTGGAGCCCAGAATACAATCTCCTTCTTGGAAGTAAAACTTTTCGACAAATTTGGTCGACATGAGTGTTCCAACATCGACGCATTATTGTAAATTGCCACGGATGGAGGCTCAGTCAGAGGAACTTCATGACCGTTGACTTGCAGTATTCCaactattttcaatatttcatcCTCACTCCATTTGTTTTCACACTTGAAGAAGCTTCGTCGCGTGGTTTTGTTCGATGCAGCAAGGTAATTTATTTTGTGGGAGCAGCCCAGACCAACATCAGGAAGCGATGATAATTTTGGTGGCGGATGCGGAGGGAAAGTATGTAAAGAGAAAATATATTCATATTATTTGGATTGTTTTAAATGGAATTTGAAAAGGTTCCAGATCATGTGAATCtgctatttattttaaaaaaaagttaactGAATAATAAATAAGAATAATATAGTCATATGAAGAAcgaaaaaatgtggaaaatgaaataaaaacaaatgtgAGCAGAATTTAAAATTGAGAAACTCTTCTAAAAAACGTTGATTTTTAAGGGGTAAGTTTAATATATTGAAACTACATACATAAAAGGAACAGATTTTATTATACTAGGAAAACTAATACATCAGATACCTGTTTAAACGGTTTAGCTTCCGATGAGACTTCTATTACAGAACCAGCATTGTGGAGTTAGTAAGTTTATAGATAATGCTTTCAATGCAAACATCCATCAACCCAGGAAGTTTATGCACACCTACACTCTCAAGCAAACATCCAACTGCAACTTACCGTGGAATCAGCTTTGCCACACCTTCCCGGTCGTTACGCCATTGTTCCGACCCGCGGCGTTGCTCCTCGTGTGATTCTAATTTGATTAATGCCTGCCACTTGGCGGGATTTCGCTCGGCCAGCAGCAGACAACGCAGCGGAATCAAACACTGGTACACCGGATGTGGGTTATACAAGTGACGCAGCTGCATCTGAAAGTTTACACAAGCGGAAGCAACATTATTGTACACCGTACCAAGGTCTTGAATATTAACTGCAAGAACTAGATATGAGCAACTACAATAATACGTTGTGGATTGCGATACTGTCTTTGTCGGTGGAATGATAGACCAGTCAATGAGCTCTACAGTGCGGGACGGAACATAAATCTGAATTGAAATGTCATTCTCAAAGGGTAGTTTATCAACCATCACGTCAAATTACATTCGTTGGTAGATGAACGATGCCAAAATTTAAATAAACGAAGGTATGaggtttgaaatgtcataatgTTCACgcaatagaccaatgcaagatcttcACTTAACCTCAATTATtggacagttcacagagcttgtttacagtgtgttagaattaaaatcgatcaGCTGGAAATAAAATTCCGTAATTTTCgttcaaaatcattttgatccgaatattctagtgatatgcTTTAATTCCTACCATAAATCCACCACAGCAGACATTAATATTCTTAATTATTCGCAAAACAGTTTTTCCGGAAGGTGCTCCAGAGACTAAGtccctgtaaacaagctctgtgaactgtcaacctacgtcatcatgcactggtcaaTAGGCACCAGAAGCTATGAATGACATTTTAGAATTTCCCAAATACTGTGTAGCCTATTGACTGAACAAATTAGTTAAAGGATCTAATGATACAGTCTAATGCGGATGCAGCTCAGCGAATCGGTCCGGGTGTTAGTTCGGTCAGAAATTTGCATTCCAACTTTGACTTGCTTCGGGGATTACTGTTGATGGACTGTGAATAACATGTTTTCCGGTGGAATAGCAATCAAGACAATCATAGCGGTGCAGTCAGCGTGTTGCCTCCATAATGCGCAACCAGGATGTGCTGATTCTTGTCACGGTCCACTAACCTTGCTTCCTCGAGCGATGGTGAATTGGCATTCA
The nucleotide sequence above comes from Armigeres subalbatus isolate Guangzhou_Male chromosome 3, GZ_Asu_2, whole genome shotgun sequence. Encoded proteins:
- the LOC134227228 gene encoding SET domain-containing protein SmydA-8: MVSDAEGATTCPSKPPSEVEAYGGICPVCNQSAKKRCSGCSAAYYCTVEHQRQDWKNHKNVCHPFKICSDERYGRYMLATKDIKAGEVVLKELPLVYGPAQITKPVCVGCLQGLVENQFLDCERCGWPVCKRECQDHPSHKPECQFTIARGSKMQLRHLYNPHPVYQCLIPLRCLLLAERNPAKWQALIKLESHEEQRRGSEQWRNDREGVAKLIPRFFKCENKWSEDEILKIVGILQVNGHEVPLTEPPSVAIYNNASMLEHSCRPNLSKSFTSKKEIVFWAPAPIKKGERLSICYSDVLWGTANRLDHLQQTKLFRCTCARCLDPTEFGTYLSALKCSGFKKDSNCSGLLLPENLKNWYGGYICNKCRGLVDGKEITNILDRARVDHEAMQKDNEQHCHKYVAHYGRWLGPNHHLIVDVKISLSQIVGGGDPNAIQKISDENLMTKMKICQELIDLFQKVCPAEARVIGTTRFELHAALAEFARRGVESQNPAVRSALEDSLHNAEECVRMLSHEPDDLPESKIAEQARINAGSLRVLLGLQEG